Proteins encoded in a region of the Phoenix dactylifera cultivar Barhee BC4 chromosome 3, palm_55x_up_171113_PBpolish2nd_filt_p, whole genome shotgun sequence genome:
- the LOC103701111 gene encoding phospholipid-transporting ATPase 1 isoform X3, which produces MAQDRPLLDPSPRPPPAPLLPEPPIRLDPAARSARVDRISFVADTPVPRRGSRADSDRLAASQRELSDDDARLVYINDPSRTNERFEFAGNSIRTGKYSVLTFLPRNLFEQFHRVAYIYFLVIAVLNQLPQLAVFGRGASVLPLAFVLLVTAVKDAYEDWRRHRSDRIENGRTASVLAGAGAGGRQFQPVRWKDIRVGEIIRIAANESIPCDMVLLFTSDPTGVAYVQTINLDGESNLKTRYAKQETLSKSVDMEGFTGFIRCERPNRNIYGFHANMEIDGRKVSLGPPNIVLRGCEIKNTAWAVGVAVYAGTETKVMLNSSGAPSKRSRLETHMNRETLLLSGLLITLCLVVCVLAGVWLRNHKDELDYSPYFRKRASPDDDSSYNYYGIGMQIFFTLLMSVIVFQIMIPISLYISMELVRLGQAYFMIRDASLYDEASNSRFQCRALNINEDLGQIKYVFSDKTGTLTENKMEFQCASINGVDYSGGKASLPGDGEAYSVVGDQFWRPKLLVKTDPQLVRLLRSGGERGEGMRAREFFLALAACNTIVPLTVETPDPKRKLIDYQGESPDEVALVYAAAAYGFVLVERTSGHIVIDVLGERLRFDVLGLHEFDSDRKRMSVIIGCPDKTVKLFVKGADNSMFGVIERSINLDIIQATETHLHAYSSLGLRTLVIGMRELSRAEFDDWQSAYEKASTTLFGRGGLLRAVAANVECNLHILGASGIEDKLQQGVPEAIESLRQAGIKVWVLTGDKQETAISIGYSCKLLTSEMTQIVINSHSKDYCRKSLEDAIAMTDRLAAMSLGAQNTITGTESQRVPIALIIDGTSLVYILETELEEELFKVATACDVVLCCRVAPLQKAGIVALIKNRTDDMTLAIGDGANDVSMIQMADVGVGISGQEGRQAVMASDFAMGQFRFLVTLLLVHGHWNYQRMAYMILYNFYRNAVFVFMLFWYVLYTAFSLTTAITEWSSVLYSVIYTALPTIVVGILDKDLSRKTLLKYPQLYGSGQREERYNLKLFILTMMDTVWQSLAIFFIPFLAYRHSTIDGSSLGDIWTLAVVILVNIHLALDVFRWNWITHASMWGCIVATAICVIIIDSIPVLPGYWSIYHVMGTGLFWLLLLGITVAGMVPRFAMKAFTEYFMPSDIQIARELEKFGNLNEATASEIPMSTFSQPQQGFI; this is translated from the exons ATGGCCCAGGACCGGCCTCTCTTGGACCCATCCCCACGCCCTCCACCTGCTCCTCTCCTCCCCGAGCCCCCCATCCGACTCGATCCCGCCGCCCGCTCCGCCCGCGTCGACCGGATCTCCTTCGTCGCCGACACCCCCGTCCCTCGCCGTGGCTCCCGCGCGGACTCCGACCGCCTCGCCGCTTCCCAGAGGGAGCTCTCCGACGACGACGCCCGCCTCGTCTACATCAACGACCCCTCCAGGACCAACGAGCGCTTCGAGTTCGCCGGCAACTCTATCCGCACCGGCAAGTACTCCGTCCTCACCTTCCTCCCCCGCAACCTCTTCGAACAATTCCACCGCGTCGCCTACATCTACTTCCTCGTAATCGCCGTTCTCAACCAGCTCCCTCAGTTGGCCGTCTTCGGCCGCGGCGCCTCCGTGCTCCCCCTCGCCTTCGTTCTCCTCGTCACCGCCGTCAAGGACGCCTACGAGGACTGGCGCCGCCACCGCTCCGACCGCATCGAGAACGGCCGCACCGCCAGCGTCCtcgccggcgccggcgccggcggCCGCCAATTCCAGCCCGTGCGCTGGAAGGATATCCGCGTCGGCGAGATCATCAGAATCGCCGCCAATGAGAGCATCCCCTGCGACATGGTCCTCCTCTTCACCAGCGACCCCACCGGCGTCGCCTACGTCCAGACCATCAACCTCGACGGCGAGTCGAACCTTAAGACTCGGTACGCCAAGCAGGAGACGCTTTCAAAGTCCGTCGACATGGAGGGATTCACCGGCTTCATCCGGTGCGAGAGGCCGAATCGGAACATCTACGGCTTCCATGCTAACATGGAAATCGACGGAAGAAAGGTGTCTTTGGGGCCTCCAAATATAGTTCTCCGGGGTTGCGAGATAAAGAACACGGCTTGGGCCGTCGGCGTGGCGGTGTATGCCGGGACGGAGACTAAGGTTATGCTCAATAGCTCGGGGGCGCCGTCGAAGAGGAGCCGGCTGGAGACCCATATGAACAGAGAGACGCTGCTCCTCTCCGGGCTGCTAATTACTTTGTGCTTAGTAGTGTGTGTTCTTGCCGGAGTTTGGCTGAGGAACCACAAGGATGAGCTGGATTACTCGCCCTATTTTAGGAAGAGGGCCTCGCCTGATGACGATAGTTCTTACAACTACTATGGAATTGGGATGCAGATCTTTTTCACGCTCCTAATGTCAGTCATCGTGTTCCAGATCATGATTCCCATTTCTCTTTACATATCGATGGAGCTGGTTCGGCTCGGGCAGGCCTATTTCATGATTCGGGACGCGAGTTTGTATGATGAGGCCTCAAATTCGAGGTTCCAGTGCAGGGCATTGAACATAAATGAGGATTTGGGGCAGATTAAGTATGTGTTCTCAGACAAAACTGGGACTTTGACGGAGAACAAGATGGAATTCCAGTGTGCAAGCATTAACGGGGTCGATTACAGTGGTGGGAAAGCTTCTTTGCCGGGAGATGGGGAAGCGTATTCAGTTGTAG GCGATCAGTTCTGGAGGCCAAAACTGTTGGTGAAGACTGACCCTCAGCTAGTGAGGTTACTGAGAAGTGGAGGGGAGAGGGGGGAAGGAATGCGTGCCCGTGAGTTCTTCCTTGCACTTGCAGCTTGCAATACCATTGTGCCTCTGACTGTCGAGACTCCAGACCCTAAGCGGAAGTTGATAGATTATCAGGGTGAGTCTCCTGATGAGGTGGCACTGGTTTATGCAGCTGCTGCATACGGCTTTGTGCTTGTCGAACGGACCTCTGGGCACATAGTCATTGATGTTCTTGGGGAAAGGCTGag ATTTGATGTGTTGGGCCTCCATGAATTTGATAGTGACCGCAAGAGGATGTCGGTTATCATTGGCTGTCCTGATAAGACAGTAAAACTATTTGTGAAAGGTGCAGACAATTCTATGTTTGGAGTCATAGAGAGATCTATAAATTTGGATATAATTCAAGCAACTGAGACTCACCTTCATGCCTACTCATCATTGGGTCTTCGAACATTGGTCATCGGTATGCGAGAGTTGAGTAGAGCTGAGTTTGATGACTGGCAGTCTGCCTATGAGAAAGCAAGCACAACACTGTTTGGGAGGGGAGGCTTACTACGAGCAGTTGCAGCTAATGTAGAATGTAATCTCCACATATTGGGGGCCTCCGGAATTGAAGATAAACTGCAACAGGGTGTACCTGAAGCCATAGAATCTCTTAGACAAGCAGGGATCAAGGTCTGGGTTTTGACAGGTGATAAGCAAGAAACTGCCATTTCCATTGGCTATTCTTGTAAGCTCCTAACAAGTGAAATGACTCAGATTGTTATAAATAGTCATTCCAAGGATTATTGTCGAAAGAGTCTAGAAGATGCGATTGCCATGACTGACAGACTAGCAGCAATGTCTCTTGGGGCACAGAATACTATAACAGGCACTGAATCTCAGAGGGTCCCTATCGCTTTGATCATTGATGGTACCAGCCTTGTGTATATTCTTGAAActgagctggaagaagag TTATTCAAAGTAGCTACAGCATGCGATGTTGTCTTATGTTGCCGTGTGGCTCCACTCCAAAAAGCTGGGATAGTTGCACTTATAAAGAACCGAACAGATGATATGACTCTTGCTATTGGAGATG GTGCAAATGATGTTTCAATGATCCAAATGGCTGATGTTGGGGTTGGCATCAGTGGCCAAGAGGGACGACAAGCTGTCATGGCCTCGGATTTTGCCATGGGACAGTTCCGATTCTTAGTAACTCTTTTATTGGTTCATGGTCATTGGAATTACCAAAGGATGGCCTACATGATCTTATACAACTTTTACAGGAATGCTGTATTTGTCTTCATGCTTTTCTG GTATGTACTCTATACAGCTTTCAGCTTGACGACTGCAATAACTGAATGGAGTAGTGTGTTGTATTCCGTGATCTATACAGCTCTTCCTACCATTGTCGTTGGAATTCTGGACAAGGATCTGAGTAGGAAGACACTGCTGAAGTACCCGCAGCTCTATGGTTCTGGTCAAAGGGAAGAAAGATACAACCTAAAGTTGTTCATCCTAACTATGATGGACACTGTTTGGCAAAGTCTGGCTATTTTCTTCATCCCTTTTCTTGCATACAGACACAGCACCATCGATGGATCCAGCTTAGGAGACATATGGACACTTGCGGTAGTCATTTTGGTAAACATCCACTTGGCCTTGGATGTGTTTCGGTGGAATTGGATCACACATGCATCTATGTGGGGCTGTATAGTTGCCACGGCCATTTGTGTCATCATCATAGACTCCATACCAGTACTGCCGGGTTACTG GTCTATCTATCATGTAATGGGGACTGGATTATTTTGGTTGTTATTACTCGGCATTACGGTAGCAGGGATGGTTCCTCGTTTTGCTATGAAGGCTTTTACTGAGTATTTCATGCCCAGCGATATACAAATTGCTAGAGAACTAGAGAAGTTTGGAAATTTAAATGAGGCTACTGCTTCAGAAATTCCAATGAGTACATTCTCACAACCTCAGCAGGGGTTTATAtga
- the LOC103701111 gene encoding phospholipid-transporting ATPase 1 isoform X2: MAQDRPLLDPSPRPPPAPLLPEPPIRLDPAARSARVDRISFVADTPVPRRGSRADSDRLAASQRELSDDDARLVYINDPSRTNERFEFAGNSIRTGKYSVLTFLPRNLFEQFHRVAYIYFLVIAVLNQLPQLAVFGRGASVLPLAFVLLVTAVKDAYEDWRRHRSDRIENGRTASVLAGAGAGGRQFQPVRWKDIRVGEIIRIAANESIPCDMVLLFTSDPTGVAYVQTINLDGESNLKTRYAKQETLSKSVDMEGFTGFIRCERPNRNIYGFHANMEIDGRKVSLGPPNIVLRGCEIKNTAWAVGVAVYAGTETKVMLNSSGAPSKRSRLETHMNRETLLLSGLLITLCLVVCVLAGVWLRNHKDELDYSPYFRKRASPDDDSSYNYYGIGMQIFFTLLMSVIVFQIMIPISLYISMELVRLGQAYFMIRDASLYDEASNSRFQCRALNINEDLGQIKYVFSDKTGTLTENKMEFQCASINGVDYSGGKASLPGDGEAYSVVVGDQFWRPKLLVKTDPQLVRLLRSGGERGEGMRAREFFLALAACNTIVPLTVETPDPKRKLIDYQGESPDEVALVYAAAAYGFVLVERTSGHIVIDVLGERLRFDVLGLHEFDSDRKRMSVIIGCPDKTVKLFVKGADNSMFGVIERSINLDIIQATETHLHAYSSLGLRTLVIGMRELSRAEFDDWQSAYEKASTTLFGRGGLLRAVAANVECNLHILGASGIEDKLQQGVPEAIESLRQAGIKVWVLTGDKQETAISIGYSCKLLTSEMTQIVINSHSKDYCRKSLEDAIAMTDRLAAMSLGAQNTITGTESQRVPIALIIDGTSLVYILETELEEELFKVATACDVVLCCRVAPLQKAGIVALIKNRTDDMTLAIGDGANDVSMIQMADVGVGISGQEGRQAVMASDFAMGQFRFLVTLLLVHGHWNYQRMAYMILYNFYRNAVFVFMLFWYVLYTAFSLTTAITEWSSVLYSVIYTALPTIVVGILDKDLSRKTLLKYPQLYGSGQREERYNLKLFILTMMDTVWQSLAIFFIPFLAYRHSTIDGSSLGDIWTLAVVILVNIHLALDVFRWNWITHASMWGCIVATAICVIIIDSIPVLPGYWSIYHVMGTGLFWLLLLGITVAGMVPRFAMKAFTEYFMPSDIQIARELEKFGNLNEATASEIPMSTFSQPQQGFI; the protein is encoded by the exons ATGGCCCAGGACCGGCCTCTCTTGGACCCATCCCCACGCCCTCCACCTGCTCCTCTCCTCCCCGAGCCCCCCATCCGACTCGATCCCGCCGCCCGCTCCGCCCGCGTCGACCGGATCTCCTTCGTCGCCGACACCCCCGTCCCTCGCCGTGGCTCCCGCGCGGACTCCGACCGCCTCGCCGCTTCCCAGAGGGAGCTCTCCGACGACGACGCCCGCCTCGTCTACATCAACGACCCCTCCAGGACCAACGAGCGCTTCGAGTTCGCCGGCAACTCTATCCGCACCGGCAAGTACTCCGTCCTCACCTTCCTCCCCCGCAACCTCTTCGAACAATTCCACCGCGTCGCCTACATCTACTTCCTCGTAATCGCCGTTCTCAACCAGCTCCCTCAGTTGGCCGTCTTCGGCCGCGGCGCCTCCGTGCTCCCCCTCGCCTTCGTTCTCCTCGTCACCGCCGTCAAGGACGCCTACGAGGACTGGCGCCGCCACCGCTCCGACCGCATCGAGAACGGCCGCACCGCCAGCGTCCtcgccggcgccggcgccggcggCCGCCAATTCCAGCCCGTGCGCTGGAAGGATATCCGCGTCGGCGAGATCATCAGAATCGCCGCCAATGAGAGCATCCCCTGCGACATGGTCCTCCTCTTCACCAGCGACCCCACCGGCGTCGCCTACGTCCAGACCATCAACCTCGACGGCGAGTCGAACCTTAAGACTCGGTACGCCAAGCAGGAGACGCTTTCAAAGTCCGTCGACATGGAGGGATTCACCGGCTTCATCCGGTGCGAGAGGCCGAATCGGAACATCTACGGCTTCCATGCTAACATGGAAATCGACGGAAGAAAGGTGTCTTTGGGGCCTCCAAATATAGTTCTCCGGGGTTGCGAGATAAAGAACACGGCTTGGGCCGTCGGCGTGGCGGTGTATGCCGGGACGGAGACTAAGGTTATGCTCAATAGCTCGGGGGCGCCGTCGAAGAGGAGCCGGCTGGAGACCCATATGAACAGAGAGACGCTGCTCCTCTCCGGGCTGCTAATTACTTTGTGCTTAGTAGTGTGTGTTCTTGCCGGAGTTTGGCTGAGGAACCACAAGGATGAGCTGGATTACTCGCCCTATTTTAGGAAGAGGGCCTCGCCTGATGACGATAGTTCTTACAACTACTATGGAATTGGGATGCAGATCTTTTTCACGCTCCTAATGTCAGTCATCGTGTTCCAGATCATGATTCCCATTTCTCTTTACATATCGATGGAGCTGGTTCGGCTCGGGCAGGCCTATTTCATGATTCGGGACGCGAGTTTGTATGATGAGGCCTCAAATTCGAGGTTCCAGTGCAGGGCATTGAACATAAATGAGGATTTGGGGCAGATTAAGTATGTGTTCTCAGACAAAACTGGGACTTTGACGGAGAACAAGATGGAATTCCAGTGTGCAAGCATTAACGGGGTCGATTACAGTGGTGGGAAAGCTTCTTTGCCGGGAGATGGGGAAGCGTATTCAGTTGTAG TAGGCGATCAGTTCTGGAGGCCAAAACTGTTGGTGAAGACTGACCCTCAGCTAGTGAGGTTACTGAGAAGTGGAGGGGAGAGGGGGGAAGGAATGCGTGCCCGTGAGTTCTTCCTTGCACTTGCAGCTTGCAATACCATTGTGCCTCTGACTGTCGAGACTCCAGACCCTAAGCGGAAGTTGATAGATTATCAGGGTGAGTCTCCTGATGAGGTGGCACTGGTTTATGCAGCTGCTGCATACGGCTTTGTGCTTGTCGAACGGACCTCTGGGCACATAGTCATTGATGTTCTTGGGGAAAGGCTGag ATTTGATGTGTTGGGCCTCCATGAATTTGATAGTGACCGCAAGAGGATGTCGGTTATCATTGGCTGTCCTGATAAGACAGTAAAACTATTTGTGAAAGGTGCAGACAATTCTATGTTTGGAGTCATAGAGAGATCTATAAATTTGGATATAATTCAAGCAACTGAGACTCACCTTCATGCCTACTCATCATTGGGTCTTCGAACATTGGTCATCGGTATGCGAGAGTTGAGTAGAGCTGAGTTTGATGACTGGCAGTCTGCCTATGAGAAAGCAAGCACAACACTGTTTGGGAGGGGAGGCTTACTACGAGCAGTTGCAGCTAATGTAGAATGTAATCTCCACATATTGGGGGCCTCCGGAATTGAAGATAAACTGCAACAGGGTGTACCTGAAGCCATAGAATCTCTTAGACAAGCAGGGATCAAGGTCTGGGTTTTGACAGGTGATAAGCAAGAAACTGCCATTTCCATTGGCTATTCTTGTAAGCTCCTAACAAGTGAAATGACTCAGATTGTTATAAATAGTCATTCCAAGGATTATTGTCGAAAGAGTCTAGAAGATGCGATTGCCATGACTGACAGACTAGCAGCAATGTCTCTTGGGGCACAGAATACTATAACAGGCACTGAATCTCAGAGGGTCCCTATCGCTTTGATCATTGATGGTACCAGCCTTGTGTATATTCTTGAAActgagctggaagaagag TTATTCAAAGTAGCTACAGCATGCGATGTTGTCTTATGTTGCCGTGTGGCTCCACTCCAAAAAGCTGGGATAGTTGCACTTATAAAGAACCGAACAGATGATATGACTCTTGCTATTGGAGATG GTGCAAATGATGTTTCAATGATCCAAATGGCTGATGTTGGGGTTGGCATCAGTGGCCAAGAGGGACGACAAGCTGTCATGGCCTCGGATTTTGCCATGGGACAGTTCCGATTCTTAGTAACTCTTTTATTGGTTCATGGTCATTGGAATTACCAAAGGATGGCCTACATGATCTTATACAACTTTTACAGGAATGCTGTATTTGTCTTCATGCTTTTCTG GTATGTACTCTATACAGCTTTCAGCTTGACGACTGCAATAACTGAATGGAGTAGTGTGTTGTATTCCGTGATCTATACAGCTCTTCCTACCATTGTCGTTGGAATTCTGGACAAGGATCTGAGTAGGAAGACACTGCTGAAGTACCCGCAGCTCTATGGTTCTGGTCAAAGGGAAGAAAGATACAACCTAAAGTTGTTCATCCTAACTATGATGGACACTGTTTGGCAAAGTCTGGCTATTTTCTTCATCCCTTTTCTTGCATACAGACACAGCACCATCGATGGATCCAGCTTAGGAGACATATGGACACTTGCGGTAGTCATTTTGGTAAACATCCACTTGGCCTTGGATGTGTTTCGGTGGAATTGGATCACACATGCATCTATGTGGGGCTGTATAGTTGCCACGGCCATTTGTGTCATCATCATAGACTCCATACCAGTACTGCCGGGTTACTG GTCTATCTATCATGTAATGGGGACTGGATTATTTTGGTTGTTATTACTCGGCATTACGGTAGCAGGGATGGTTCCTCGTTTTGCTATGAAGGCTTTTACTGAGTATTTCATGCCCAGCGATATACAAATTGCTAGAGAACTAGAGAAGTTTGGAAATTTAAATGAGGCTACTGCTTCAGAAATTCCAATGAGTACATTCTCACAACCTCAGCAGGGGTTTATAtga